A window of Rhododendron vialii isolate Sample 1 chromosome 11a, ASM3025357v1 contains these coding sequences:
- the LOC131306809 gene encoding uncharacterized protein LOC131306809 has product MDWLSAHRAVIDCYQKTVTAHTSEGTCFRFKGDRRMASSTTKRSRWQNQLFGWLASLQMEETDRMELGLPHIVCEYADVFPEELSGLPPQREIDFSIEFQLGTAPISMAPYIIALAELKELKTQLQELLDKGFIRPSTSPWGAPALFVKKKDGILRLCIDYRKLNQVTVKNRYPLPRIADLFDQLRGATCFSKIDLRSGYHQLRIREEDIAKTAFYTRFIPNFSILAKLMTRLTQKGVKLDWNEACEKSFQELKKRLTSAPILIIPERGVDYTVYCDASRDGLGCVLMQIGKVVAYGSRQLRPHERNYPTHDLELAVVYHPGKANVVADALSRKDRAQKAKTAIKEWEMVDTLDEFNLRPLSENGSA; this is encoded by the exons atggattggctatcagCTCACCGTGCGGTCATAGACTGCTATCAGAAGACGGTGACGGCTCATACCTCTGAAGGAACTTGTTTtcgatttaagggggatagacgaatGGCGAGTTCGACGACAAAGAGATCAAGGTGGCAGAaccaactgtttggatggctagctagtctccaaatggaagaaaccgaCCGGATGGAATTGGGATTACCGCACATCGTTTGCgagtacgccgatgttttccctgaagaactttcGGGTTTACCacctcaaagagagatagacttctctatagaattTCAACTGGGAACAGCACCAATCTCCATGGCACCGTACATAATTGCCCTTGcagaactaaaggagctcaagacccaattgcaggaGCTGTTAGACAAAGGATTCATCCGACCAAGTACATCACCTTGGGGAGCGCCTgcattgttcgtgaagaagaaagatggaATCCTTCGACTCTGTATTGACTACAGGAAGTTAAACCAAGTCACGgtcaagaaccgatatccgttgcctaggataGCTGActtatttgatcaattaagaggagcaaCTTGCTTTTCTAAGatcgatctccgatcaggctacCATCAGTTAAGGATTCGGGAGGAGGATATCGCCAAGACAGCCTTCTACACCCG ATTTATACCAAACTTTTCAATCCTCGCCAAACTAATGACCAGGctaactcagaaaggagtgaagctggattggaatgaagcttGTGAGAAATCCTTTCAAGAGTTGAAGAAAAGATTGACCAGCGCACCaatactcatcattcccgaACGAGGTGTAGATTATACGGTTTACTGCGACGCGTCTagagatggcttgggatgcgtgctgatgcagaTTGGGAAGGTCGTAGCTTACGGATCCCGACAACTTCGACCGCACGAGAGGAATTACCCCACTCACGACCTAGAATTAGCTGTAGTA TATCACCCTGGCAAGGCCAATGTGGTAGCTGACGCTCTAAGCCGAAAGGATAGGGCACAGAAGGCCAAGACAGCCattaaggaatgggagatggtggacacCCTCGACGAATTCAACCTCCGACCATTGTCAGAAAATGGGAGCGCATGA